Below is a genomic region from Desulfobacter sp..
TCGGACTTGCCGGAGATACCTCGGACAACATCCCCGGGGTCAAAGGGGTGGGGCCTAAAACCGCCCTCAACCTGGTAAAGGAATTTGAATCAATCCACGGGGTCTACCAAAACCTGGAAAGTTTAAAAAAGAAAAAAAAGCTCCATGAGAACTTATCAAATTCAGAAGACATTGTTCTTTTAAGCCGGGACCTTGCCACCATTGATCAGCAGGTGGCGGTCAAGGATAAAATTGAAGACTTTAAGCTCTCACCCTTTGACACCCACAAAGCGTTTGAACTGTTCCAGGCTTTTGAGTTCAAAAACCTGGCCACAGAATTTGCAGACAAGGCAGACAAGTCCAAAAAAGTCTACAAATTGATCACCGAAATGAACGAACTTGAAAAACTGGCCAAGGTTCTTGAGAATAAAGGCCTTTTTGCCATTGACACGGAAACCACCTCCAAAAACGCCATGGAAGCGGACCTTGTGGGAATTTCATTTTCCTACAAGGAGGACACAGGCTTTTATATTCCCGTCAGCCACCGCCATACCCATGATATTGAGCAACCCTCCAAGCAGGACATCCTGAAAATTTTCAAACCCCTTCTGGAAGATCCTGAAATCCACAAGGTGGGTCAGAATATCAAATATGACTATATTGTCCTGGCAAGATACGGAATCAACCTTGAGGGGATCGTATTTGACACCATGATCGCCTCCCATTTGATCAACCCGGGGACAAGGGGGCACAGCCTTGACCGCATTGCCATGAACCTGTTCGGGTACAAAATGCTCTCCTATGAAGAGGTGGCCGGCAAAGGCAAAACCCAGATCTTATTTGACCAGGTCCCCCTTGACATGGCGGCCGACTATGCTGCCGAAGATGCCGATCTCACCTTCATGGCCCATGGGGAACTTAAAAAACAGATTCAGGCCAAAGGGCTTTCTTCTTTGATGGATACCCTGGAAGTGCCCCTGGTCTCTGTCCTGGCACGGATGGAAATGGCAGGAATCGGAGTGGATACCGGTGAACTGTCAAAAATGTCAAAAGAGTTTGAAGCGGAAATGGACGGCCTTGAAAAAGAAATCTATGATCTGGCAGGAGAAAAGTTCAATATCAACTCCTCCCAGCAGCTGGGGGTGATCCTGTTTGAAAAACTCGGGCTTAAAACAGTAAAAAAAACCAAGAAAAAAACCGGGTACTCCACAGATGTCCATGTGTTAACCGCCCTGGCCCAGGATCATGATCTGCCCAAAAAACTGCTCAGATACAGGACCCTTGGCAAGCTCAAATCCACCTATGTGGACAGTCTGGCCCAATTGGTTCACCCGGAAACCAAAAGAATCCATACCTCTTTTAACCAGACCATCACGGTAACGGGCCGTCTCTCTTCTTCCAAGCCCAACCTTCAGAATATCCCCATCCGCAAACCAGAGGGAAAAAAGATCAGACAGGCCTTTATCCCGGCCCAAGACTGCACCCTGGTTTCGGCGGATTATTCCCAAATTGAACTGCGGGTGCTGGCCCATTGCGCCGATGATCCCATTTTAATCGAATCGTTCAACAATGACGAGGATATCCATACACGGACGGCTCTGGAAGTCTTCCAGGTATTGCCCGGCCTTGTAACTGACGAGCTGCGCAGCCAGGCCAAGGCCATTAACTTCGGCATTGTATACGGAATGAGCGCATTCAGGCTCTCCAATGAACTGGGCATCTCACGGAAGATGGCTGCCACCTATATTGATCATTATTTCAAACGGTACTCAGGGGTAAAGGCGTTCATCGACCAGACCGTCAAACAAACCAAAGAGACCTGCGAGGTCGAAACCTTGTTCGGCCGGAAACGGCGGCTGGACGATATCAGGTCCTCCAATGCCAACCTGAGAAACTTTGCCCAGCGGGCAGCGGTCAATACCCCCATTCAGGGCAGTGCCGCAGACCTGATCAAACTGGCCATGATCCAGATGGAAGCGGCATTAATCAAAGAAGAAATGAAATCCAAAATGCTCTTGTCCGTTCATGATGAGATCATCTTTGAGGTACCAATCAAAGAAGAAGAAAGGCTCGTTGCCCTGGCCAAAACAATCATGGAAAATGTGACCCCCTTAAAAGTGCCCTTAAAGGTCAACTTCGGGTCCGGGAAAAACTGGGCCCGTGCTGACCATTAATTACAAAGGATGAAATTGTGACCCAACAGCGTATCGGGCTTGTCATAAAAAATGAAGACCATGCCCAAAAAATAGCCCGAAACCTTATTCAGGAGCGTGGAGATCAATGTTTGGTCATTGATACCCATGCCCGGAAAAAAGCAGAGGTACCCAAGGATCTGACCTGTATCGTGGTTCTGGGCGGAGACGGTACATTCTTAAGTGTGGCCCGGTATATCGGAAACTCGGGTATCCCCCTTATGGGCGTAAAATTCGGAGAGGTGGGGTTTCTGGCCGAAACCACGGAAGACCTTCTTTACGAAGCCATTGAATCGGTGTTCAAGGGCGAGTATATTATCAGGGAACGCAGGCGTCTTTCCATCAAGGTGGTCAGAAACAACCAATTGATCATTGAAGAGGATGTGCTCAATGATGCCGTGATCAACAAGGCTGCCCTGTCCAGGCTGGCCTCCTGCGCCGTCTTCCTGGATGATACCTATTTGACCACCTACAGGGCCGACGGCCTTATCATGGCCACCCCCACAGGATCCACAGCTTATTCCCTTGCCGCCGGAGGCCCTGTGGTCCATCCGGCCGTACCCTCTATCATCCTTACCCCCATCTGCCCGTTTACCCTGACCAACAGGCCTCTTTTAATTCCTGATCACACCCGGGTCGAAATCAGGCTGGAAGGCAGCCCCGAAGATATGATCCTCACCCTGGACGGCCAGGAAGGATTTGAAATGGATCCCGGGGACAAAATTTTTGTCAGAAAAAGCCCGAACAATATCCAAATGCTTTCCTTTGAAGACCACTCTTATTTTAAGGTGTTGAAAACAAGGCTTCACTGGAGCGGGGGACGCAGCTGAAAACCTGACCCCAATCTGCCGCCCTTGGGATGGCCGTCTTTTATTTATTTTCATCCCTGGCCACAAGGCAAATCATCTCCCCGGCCAGGCGGCTTAGGGTTTCAGCGTCCTGATCCACGGCAGCAGCCCCGGTTTCAACTGCACGGGCCTGGTCTTTGAGTCCTGCAATATCTTTTGCCACTCGGGCAAGGCCCTGGTCGTTTTCCCCGGTCATCTGGTTAACTCGGGCAAAACCCTGGGAGGCCTCCTGGATATTTCTCGAGACTTCATTGGTGGCTGCAGACTGTTCCTCAACCGCCTTGGCAATGCCCTCCACCCGTGTATTGGCCTCCTGAACAATGGATGCGATGGCGTCCATTTCCCCGGCCGTATTCTGGGTAGCCTCCTGGATTTCCTTGACTTGACGGCTAATTTCACCGGCAGATCCCGAGGTTTGAACGGCCAGGTCCTTTATTTCAGAGGCCACCACGGCAAAGCCTCTTCCGGCGTCACCTGCCCTGGCCGCCTCAATGGTGGCATTTAATGCCAAAAGGTTAATCTGTTCTGAAATATCCCCAATGGCTTCGGTGATCTGGTTGATGGCTGTGACAGACTGGCCAAGGTTAGACATCAGAGACATGACCTCAGCACTCTGGGACACGGCCCGGGCCGTAATCTGGCGGGTGGTATCCGTGGTCTGGGAAATATCGGCAATGGTGGCGGTCATCTCTTCGCTGGCCGAGGCAATATTGGAAAAATTATCCGTGGTCCGGGCCATTAAACCGGCCATTGAATGTAAATTGCCTGTTACCTGCTCGGCCACTTCAACCACACAGGAAAGCTGATCAGACATCTCATTGGCATTTTTTGCCATCTCTCCTGAGGACCGGCCTAAATTTTTGGAGGTTTGATTCAACTGGGCCGCATTTGCATTCACCCCTTTAAATACCCGTTCCATGATCCGGGTATGGCTGGAAATCTGTTCATTTGAGGCCATGGATTCCCAGTACCAAATATAGTTATCCTTGGCCATACGGATGAACATGAACATGGAAAAGGAGCAGAGAATGCCCATGCCGATCCCCAAAGAGCTGCCGTTATAAAATCCCCACAAGGTCACCGGCAAAAGCATGGCAAGGGTAAAATTTCTGGATAATCCCTGGTGGGGCCCCAAAGAAGAGGTGGCACCAGCAGCCAGGCCGCAATTAATGACCAGCGTAAATAAAAAGGGCCATTCCAGGGCATAAAACAGGGCCATGATCAGGCCGCCCCCCCCCCCCCAGAGAATACCGGATAAAAAATTCATCCCCATAAACACGGCAGTCCATCGGCCAGGGGCTCGATCATAGAGATGGGGTATTTTTTTGGCAAGGACCATTCTTAAAAAGGAAATCAAAAAAATAACAATACCAAACCCGGACAGAATCATGGGATGATCCATTTTCATGGGAGTGATAAAAGCAACAAAGACAAAAAGAGCGAAATGGGCCACCACCGAAGTGGATGACCGTTTTGACAGGTCTAAAAGCTGTTCTTTTTGAAAGCGTGAAATCAACGCTGCGTCCACTATTTTCCCCATTCAAGCCTCCCCTTTATGCAAAAACCTAAAGATATTTAAAAAAATAACGTTCACTAATTTTCATGAATAGATAGGACAAGTCAAGAAAAATTTGCACAAAAAAAATGGGCTGGCCGGACAACTCACCCGGGCAGCCCACAAGATATGAGGCGATCAAACAACGCCTGTTGAGGTCCTCACCTTAAATTTATGCTTGGGTTCAAAAACGCCAAAAAATGCAGTTCCACCAAGTTCAAATTGTCAGTTTCTGACCTTCAGGTTATGAAGTTTTCAGGCTAATAGTTCTGGTCTGCGTATTCCACCCAGCCCCCGGTCTGAACCAGGGCTTTGTCAAATTCGGAAAGATGAAACCCAAGGGTCAGTTCCCTGTCTTTGGCCTCTGCCCTGATGGCCCCCTTGTTTATGTCTACAGACAATTTTGAACCGGCATCCTTGGACAGGTCAAACAGGGCCTGAATATCTGATGGGGTCAATTCAATGGCCAACATCCCGCAGTTGAACATATTCTGTCTGAAAATCCGGGCAAAACTTGGGGCAATCACCACATTAATGCCGTTTTCCTCC
It encodes:
- the polA gene encoding DNA polymerase I; the protein is MAEEKTIFLIDGSAFLYRAFHAIRSLSTSKGHPTNATFGFTRILLKLLKEKQPRYAMMCFDVKGPTFRHELYKEYKAHRPPMPEDLTLQIPDIKEVTAALNIPIVQKPGFEADDLLGTYARLAQEQGFKVVMVTGDKDFIQLVTDDCILWDPMKDKITDRNAVKEEMGIEPEQFIDVLGLAGDTSDNIPGVKGVGPKTALNLVKEFESIHGVYQNLESLKKKKKLHENLSNSEDIVLLSRDLATIDQQVAVKDKIEDFKLSPFDTHKAFELFQAFEFKNLATEFADKADKSKKVYKLITEMNELEKLAKVLENKGLFAIDTETTSKNAMEADLVGISFSYKEDTGFYIPVSHRHTHDIEQPSKQDILKIFKPLLEDPEIHKVGQNIKYDYIVLARYGINLEGIVFDTMIASHLINPGTRGHSLDRIAMNLFGYKMLSYEEVAGKGKTQILFDQVPLDMAADYAAEDADLTFMAHGELKKQIQAKGLSSLMDTLEVPLVSVLARMEMAGIGVDTGELSKMSKEFEAEMDGLEKEIYDLAGEKFNINSSQQLGVILFEKLGLKTVKKTKKKTGYSTDVHVLTALAQDHDLPKKLLRYRTLGKLKSTYVDSLAQLVHPETKRIHTSFNQTITVTGRLSSSKPNLQNIPIRKPEGKKIRQAFIPAQDCTLVSADYSQIELRVLAHCADDPILIESFNNDEDIHTRTALEVFQVLPGLVTDELRSQAKAINFGIVYGMSAFRLSNELGISRKMAATYIDHYFKRYSGVKAFIDQTVKQTKETCEVETLFGRKRRLDDIRSSNANLRNFAQRAAVNTPIQGSAADLIKLAMIQMEAALIKEEMKSKMLLSVHDEIIFEVPIKEEERLVALAKTIMENVTPLKVPLKVNFGSGKNWARADH
- a CDS encoding NAD(+)/NADH kinase, with the translated sequence MTQQRIGLVIKNEDHAQKIARNLIQERGDQCLVIDTHARKKAEVPKDLTCIVVLGGDGTFLSVARYIGNSGIPLMGVKFGEVGFLAETTEDLLYEAIESVFKGEYIIRERRRLSIKVVRNNQLIIEEDVLNDAVINKAALSRLASCAVFLDDTYLTTYRADGLIMATPTGSTAYSLAAGGPVVHPAVPSIILTPICPFTLTNRPLLIPDHTRVEIRLEGSPEDMILTLDGQEGFEMDPGDKIFVRKSPNNIQMLSFEDHSYFKVLKTRLHWSGGRS
- the leuD gene encoding 3-isopropylmalate dehydratase small subunit, whose product is MKTFEGKILCLDRADINTDEIIPAKYLTEIDKKAMKPHLLEDLKLEGFNPETDLKGISVIVTRENFGCGSSREHAPWALEENGINVVIAPSFARIFRQNMFNCGMLAIELTPSDIQALFDLSKDAGSKLSVDINKGAIRAEAKDRELTLGFHLSEFDKALVQTGGWVEYADQNY